Proteins encoded by one window of Coriobacteriia bacterium:
- the nrfD gene encoding polysulfide reductase NrfD, which yields MRNLSSWGLYITMFMFFVGLSAGGLIIATVPRVFNLKGFKSVSKIAVYLSICCTVLAAAFVVIDIGRPERL from the coding sequence ATGCGCAACCTCTCCTCGTGGGGACTCTACATCACGATGTTCATGTTCTTCGTGGGACTCTCCGCCGGCGGTCTCATCATCGCCACGGTCCCGAGGGTCTTTAACCTCAAAGGCTTCAAGTCCGTCTCCAAGATCGCGGTCTACCTCTCGATCTGCTGCACGGTGCTCGCCGCCGCCTTCGTCGTCATCGACATAGGGCGTCCCGAGCGTCTCT